In Sandaracinaceae bacterium, the following proteins share a genomic window:
- a CDS encoding thiolase domain-containing protein — translation MSERCAVIGIGQTEHRESRKDVSLPGLLREALFRALEDADRTLADMDAIVIGTAPDMFEGVMMPELFMADALGAVGKPIFRVHTAGSVGGSTAVVASHLIENGVHQQVLTLAFEKQSEANAMWALSPAIPFQPQLVAGAGGYFAPLIRSYMARHDAHPDAGPMVAVKDRENGLLNPKAHLHLTQTLDEVKASPMLWDPIRYSETCPSSDGAVAMVLANDKHAKGCKNPAWILGTSVRTERTFMAGRDQVNPKAGQMCAKDVYDQARIDPRKDVDCAEIYVPFSWFEPMWLENLGFCEPGEGWKWTMEGKTRIGGQLPLNMSGGVLCTNPIGASGMIRFAEAARQVRGTAERHQVDGAKIAIGHAYGGGSQFFAMWAVGSARP, via the coding sequence ATGTCTGAACGTTGCGCCGTCATCGGCATTGGCCAGACCGAACACCGCGAGAGCCGCAAGGACGTCTCGCTCCCCGGGCTCCTGCGTGAGGCGCTGTTCCGCGCCCTCGAGGACGCCGACCGCACGCTCGCGGACATGGACGCCATCGTCATCGGCACGGCCCCCGACATGTTCGAGGGCGTGATGATGCCGGAGCTCTTCATGGCCGACGCGCTCGGCGCCGTGGGCAAGCCCATCTTCCGCGTGCACACCGCCGGCTCCGTGGGCGGCTCTACCGCGGTGGTGGCCAGCCACTTGATCGAGAACGGCGTGCACCAGCAGGTGCTCACCCTCGCGTTCGAGAAGCAGAGCGAGGCCAACGCCATGTGGGCCCTCTCGCCCGCCATCCCCTTCCAGCCACAGCTGGTGGCCGGCGCCGGCGGCTACTTCGCGCCGCTGATCCGCAGCTACATGGCGCGGCACGACGCGCACCCCGACGCGGGCCCCATGGTGGCCGTGAAGGACCGCGAGAACGGCCTCTTGAACCCCAAGGCGCACCTGCACCTCACGCAGACGCTGGACGAGGTGAAGGCCTCGCCCATGCTGTGGGACCCGATCCGCTACTCCGAGACCTGCCCCTCGTCCGACGGCGCGGTCGCGATGGTGCTGGCCAACGACAAGCACGCCAAGGGCTGCAAGAACCCCGCGTGGATCCTGGGCACCAGCGTGCGCACCGAGCGCACGTTCATGGCGGGCCGCGACCAGGTCAACCCCAAGGCCGGCCAGATGTGCGCCAAGGACGTGTACGACCAGGCGCGCATCGACCCGCGCAAGGACGTGGACTGCGCCGAGATCTACGTGCCCTTCTCGTGGTTCGAGCCCATGTGGCTCGAGAACCTCGGCTTCTGCGAGCCGGGCGAGGGCTGGAAGTGGACCATGGAGGGCAAGACCCGCATCGGCGGTCAGCTGCCCCTCAACATGAGCGGCGGCGTGCTCTGCACCAACCCCATCGGCGCCAGCGGCATGATCCGCTTCGCCGAGGCCGCACGCCAAGTGCGCGGGACCGCAGAGCGTCACCAGGTGGACGGCGCCAAGATCGCCATCGGTCACGCCTACGGCGGCGGCTCGCAGTTCTTCGCCATGTGGGCCGTCGGTAGCGCCCGCCCCTGA
- a CDS encoding L,D-transpeptidase — protein sequence MSFRHRIALLSLLLGAVTCLPSCGGSEDEPGNGEFDREAVLPEAPPEPPPPPEETIGLGITMEERTFVRVEPDANARAIGLIRTGARFEATARREVAGKTWWKLRGSGWVIDDEVRVRDEEPTLSFTPRLPNRESGMPYPIGRVVASEGVPVFRRPPRQGQDTGPLTLRTLQEGYFFTVNRIINIYQQELYQGTRYWWIPRTGTTTVRGPDFRGIEVDENTVIPFLWVTDPTARVCSAPRRPNAEPPGCEAVERHSRLTYAATEQAAGQWYRTREGKYIASLQVSRVERVDRPEGIFANERWVHVDLLNQFAALYEGDRMTYVTLISSGDDEHPTPTGLFRVESKHVSATMDNEDNLSSAFFIQDVPWVVYFRGSYALHGAFWHDRFGLRTSHGCVNLAPDDARRFFNFVDSPVLEEPLHAVFTPPGTRSTAVYVTR from the coding sequence GTGAGTTTTCGTCACCGCATCGCGCTGCTCTCGCTCCTGCTCGGGGCCGTCACTTGCCTGCCATCGTGCGGCGGCAGTGAAGATGAGCCCGGAAACGGCGAGTTCGACCGCGAGGCCGTGCTGCCCGAGGCCCCGCCCGAGCCGCCGCCTCCCCCCGAAGAGACCATCGGGCTAGGCATCACCATGGAGGAGCGCACCTTCGTGCGGGTGGAGCCCGACGCCAACGCGCGCGCCATCGGCTTGATCCGCACCGGCGCGCGCTTCGAGGCCACTGCCCGCCGCGAGGTGGCCGGCAAGACGTGGTGGAAGCTGCGCGGGTCTGGCTGGGTCATCGACGACGAGGTGCGCGTTCGCGACGAGGAGCCCACGCTGAGCTTCACCCCGCGCCTGCCCAACCGCGAGTCGGGCATGCCCTACCCCATTGGGCGCGTGGTCGCGAGCGAGGGTGTGCCGGTGTTCCGCCGCCCGCCACGGCAGGGCCAGGACACGGGGCCCTTGACGTTGCGCACCCTGCAGGAGGGCTACTTCTTCACGGTCAACCGGATCATCAACATCTATCAGCAGGAGCTCTATCAGGGCACGCGCTACTGGTGGATCCCGCGCACCGGCACCACCACCGTGCGAGGCCCCGACTTCCGCGGGATCGAGGTGGACGAGAACACGGTCATCCCCTTCCTGTGGGTGACCGACCCCACCGCCCGAGTCTGCTCCGCCCCCCGCAGGCCGAACGCCGAGCCCCCCGGCTGCGAGGCCGTCGAGCGGCACTCCCGGCTGACCTACGCCGCCACTGAGCAGGCTGCCGGCCAGTGGTACCGGACGCGAGAGGGCAAGTACATCGCGTCCCTTCAGGTGTCTCGCGTGGAGCGCGTGGACCGGCCCGAGGGCATCTTTGCCAACGAGCGCTGGGTGCACGTGGACCTGCTCAACCAGTTCGCGGCGCTGTACGAGGGCGACCGCATGACGTACGTGACGCTGATCTCGTCAGGCGACGACGAGCACCCGACGCCCACGGGGCTCTTCCGAGTGGAGTCGAAGCACGTCTCGGCCACCATGGACAACGAGGACAACCTCTCCTCGGCGTTCTTCATCCAGGACGTCCCCTGGGTGGTCTACTTCCGTGGCTCGTACGCGCTGCACGGCGCCTTCTGGCACGACCGCTTCGGCCTCCGCACCAGCCACGGCTGCGTGAACCTGGCGCCGGACGACGCCCGCCGCTTCTTCAACTTCGTGGACTCTCCCGTGCTGGAAGAGCCCTTGCACGCCGTCTTCACCCCGCCTGGAACGCGCAGCACCGCCGTGTACGTGACACGCTGA
- a CDS encoding thiolase domain-containing protein has product MRDIAIVAFSQLPSERRAEPRDEAEMVEAIVNGALGQVGLTHDDVGFTVSGSSDYLVGRPFSFVAAVDGLKAWPPIRESHVEMDGAFALYEAWVRLLHGDIDVALVFSFGRGSLGPIPDIMNLQNDPYYVQPLGLDAISAAALQARALIDAGKATERDFADIAVRSRRDAMQNPNAQVKGEFDAKKILKEEPYLSSPLRKSFCPPITDGAACVILASGDKARALCKRPAFIRGIDHRVEAHSLGLRDLTQSPSARLAGERAGVGKAKVDVAELHAPFAHQEIILKEALGLDESVKINPSGGALAANSIMTAGLIRFGEAAARIMDGSAKRAVAHCTSGPCLQQNLVAVLEAE; this is encoded by the coding sequence ATGCGTGACATCGCCATCGTCGCCTTCTCACAACTTCCCTCCGAGCGGCGCGCCGAGCCCCGCGACGAGGCCGAGATGGTGGAGGCCATCGTCAACGGAGCCCTGGGCCAAGTGGGCCTCACGCACGACGACGTGGGCTTCACCGTGAGCGGCAGCTCCGACTACCTCGTGGGCCGACCGTTCTCGTTCGTGGCTGCCGTGGACGGGCTCAAGGCCTGGCCGCCCATCCGCGAGTCGCACGTGGAGATGGACGGCGCGTTCGCGCTCTACGAAGCGTGGGTGCGCCTGCTGCACGGCGACATCGACGTGGCGCTGGTGTTCTCGTTCGGCCGCGGCTCGCTCGGGCCCATCCCGGACATCATGAACCTGCAGAACGACCCGTACTACGTGCAGCCCCTCGGGCTCGACGCGATCAGCGCGGCGGCGCTCCAAGCGCGTGCGCTCATCGACGCGGGCAAGGCCACCGAGCGCGACTTCGCGGACATCGCGGTGCGCAGCCGGCGCGACGCCATGCAGAACCCCAACGCGCAGGTGAAGGGCGAGTTCGACGCGAAGAAGATCCTGAAGGAGGAGCCCTACCTCAGCTCGCCGCTGCGCAAGAGCTTCTGCCCGCCCATCACCGACGGCGCCGCCTGCGTCATCCTGGCCAGCGGCGACAAGGCGCGCGCGCTCTGCAAGCGCCCCGCGTTCATCCGCGGCATCGACCATCGCGTGGAGGCCCACTCGCTGGGTCTGCGCGACCTCACCCAGAGCCCCTCGGCGCGCCTGGCTGGCGAGCGAGCGGGGGTGGGCAAGGCCAAGGTGGACGTGGCCGAGCTGCACGCGCCCTTCGCGCACCAGGAGATCATCTTGAAAGAAGCGCTGGGTCTCGACGAGAGCGTGAAGATCAACCCCTCGGGAGGCGCGCTCGCCGCGAACTCCATCATGACCGCCGGTCTCATCCGCTTCGGAGAGGCCGCCGCCCGCATCATGGACGGCAGCGCCAAGCGCGCCGTGGCCCACTGCACGAGCGGACCGTGCCTGCAGCAGAACCTGGTTGCCGTCTTGGAGGCTGAGTGA
- a CDS encoding SCP2 sterol-binding domain-containing protein: MTGMVRDTREYFDTLDERFVADAARGVSATLQYELSGETGGKWYVRVRSGQLIEISQGQAERPTLTLRMDARKFVDMTNGTLDGTLAYMLRDLRVHGNVALAGRMKQFLPPRTTH, translated from the coding sequence ATGACGGGCATGGTACGCGATACACGAGAGTACTTCGACACACTCGACGAGCGCTTCGTAGCAGACGCCGCCCGCGGGGTCAGCGCCACGCTGCAGTACGAGCTCTCGGGCGAGACCGGCGGCAAGTGGTACGTGCGCGTCCGCAGCGGCCAGCTGATCGAGATCTCGCAAGGCCAGGCCGAGCGCCCCACCCTCACGCTGCGCATGGACGCCCGCAAGTTCGTGGACATGACCAACGGCACCCTCGACGGCACGCTGGCCTACATGCTGCGCGACCTGCGCGTGCACGGGAACGTGGCGCTGGCCGGCCGCATGAAGCAGTTCCTGCCCCCGCGCACCACCCACTGA
- a CDS encoding TetR family transcriptional regulator, which translates to MTELDERAQRIVDTAIELAAADGFAAVRLRDVAASAGVALGTLYKRFASKEEILVAALEQESEKLLARLGKRQPEGTDPNERVGNLFDSMTRGLTRKPNLARALIRSIASGDPHVASKVISFHAMITGLTVATIRGEAASEWRGEASEAQRTAAMILQHVWFASLVGWAGGQHDVQATIEQVRAAAKMLNLSQG; encoded by the coding sequence ATGACCGAGCTCGACGAACGCGCGCAGCGCATCGTGGACACCGCCATCGAGCTGGCCGCTGCGGACGGGTTCGCGGCGGTTCGCCTGCGTGACGTGGCCGCCAGCGCGGGCGTGGCGCTCGGCACGCTCTACAAGCGCTTCGCCAGCAAAGAAGAGATCCTGGTGGCGGCGCTCGAGCAGGAGAGCGAGAAGCTGCTGGCGCGCCTGGGCAAGCGCCAGCCCGAGGGCACGGACCCAAACGAACGCGTGGGCAACCTGTTCGACAGCATGACGCGCGGCCTCACCCGCAAGCCCAACCTGGCGCGCGCGCTGATCCGCTCCATCGCCAGCGGCGACCCGCACGTGGCGTCCAAGGTCATCAGCTTCCACGCCATGATCACGGGGCTCACGGTGGCCACCATCCGCGGCGAGGCGGCGTCCGAGTGGCGCGGCGAGGCGAGCGAGGCTCAGCGCACGGCCGCCATGATCCTCCAGCACGTGTGGTTCGCGTCGCTGGTGGGCTGGGCCGGCGGACAGCACGACGTGCAGGCCACCATCGAGCAGGTCCGCGCGGCGGCCAAGATGCTGAACCTGAGCCAGGGTTGA
- a CDS encoding OB-fold domain-containing protein, protein MTEALSAPYVLEYTYRRSMGPVIGRFLEGLRYEILEGVKTADGRVLCPPQEYDETGAPTTGEFVALRPTGVLKSWTWVAEPRPTHPRKVPFAFAIVQIDGTDSCITHILDAKDPKQLQTGMRVRVRWAAQKQGTIHDIEGFEVSSPILPGPVHLDFSVMPGLHQSAYLRGFQEGKIIGGKCQTTGKVYVPPRGASPVDGKPTEEYVELPHTGVLTTFTVVRIPFEGQKLTPPYCFGAIVLDSADLPIYHLISGVPHDEIRMGMRVKAKWKPREQWETSLENILYFEPTGEPDAPFESYSEHL, encoded by the coding sequence ATGACCGAAGCACTTTCAGCTCCCTACGTCCTCGAGTACACCTACCGGCGCTCGATGGGCCCCGTGATCGGGCGCTTCCTCGAGGGGCTGCGCTACGAGATCCTCGAGGGCGTCAAGACGGCCGACGGCCGCGTGCTCTGCCCGCCGCAGGAGTACGACGAGACCGGCGCCCCCACCACGGGCGAGTTCGTGGCCCTGCGCCCCACGGGCGTGCTCAAGTCGTGGACCTGGGTGGCCGAGCCGCGCCCCACGCACCCGCGCAAGGTGCCGTTCGCGTTCGCCATCGTGCAGATCGACGGCACGGACAGCTGCATCACGCACATCCTGGACGCCAAGGACCCGAAGCAGCTCCAGACCGGCATGCGCGTGCGCGTGCGCTGGGCCGCCCAGAAGCAGGGCACCATCCACGACATCGAGGGCTTCGAAGTGAGCTCGCCCATCCTGCCGGGCCCCGTGCACCTCGACTTCAGCGTCATGCCGGGCCTGCATCAGAGCGCGTACCTGCGCGGCTTCCAGGAGGGCAAAATCATCGGCGGCAAGTGCCAGACCACCGGCAAGGTCTATGTGCCGCCGCGCGGCGCGAGCCCCGTGGATGGCAAGCCCACCGAGGAGTACGTGGAGCTGCCGCACACCGGCGTGCTCACCACCTTCACCGTGGTGCGCATCCCCTTCGAGGGCCAGAAGCTCACCCCGCCCTACTGCTTCGGCGCCATCGTCTTGGACAGCGCCGACCTCCCCATCTACCACTTGATCAGCGGCGTCCCGCACGACGAGATCCGCATGGGCATGCGGGTGAAGGCCAAGTGGAAGCCGCGTGAGCAGTGGGAGACCTCGCTCGAGAACATCCTCTATTTCGAACCGACCGGTGAGCCCGACGCGCCGTTCGAGAGCTACTCGGAGCACCTCTGA
- a CDS encoding protein kinase has protein sequence MLLADRYRIEEKLLEDSLGQLFRAHDERYDRPVTVRLLSFEQSDQREVKRERWAREARILGSGRHPGLISVYDLDERHDPPYCVLEPLEGEPMASWLLRGQLPKLAVWHAWMQRLLGALGEVHAQGFLHRNLGPEYLFLTEKGGLKLLGLGGARTARDATLSTFTITAGLIPRYGAPELIESSRADTRADLYSAGALGFRMLTGVDAIPIDDTRPPGEAIKLVQRGTPYRASQLRPDLGLPYDSFFERMLSVDPSARPNTAAEAGALLRALSQLPSGAGRNDDVRLIRPSAPGDQGDVLAKLGDTIAGARVIGKLGAGGMGAVLLGRDDRRQRNVALKIVGDQQRGERKDALLAEAKALTLFSHPNVVQLFGVETHQGKPVLVMEYVPGKTVEEYLLARRSPAPLTLTLSVLVQAATGLAAVHERGLVHADVKASNVLIGPAGRVCIADFGLVTPVTAFVPGPVARVAGTPEYLAPERATGALHPTLAPRMDVYSLGVMAFEMLTFRRLFATDSPLAQIEAHRNAPTPRLRTFRPDLSAELEAVLLHALEKDPVARTPSCTAFRSELLAAAELTLPPRSGAGARVLLVSHDEGLLATLSALVDTGLAPVKVTRATSGEQARQALEAEADTDMVLLDLDLPDTSAVSLSAWMRASLPRSPRLMALVAEDGHPDWQMLQALGVSGFALKPPAADVLLFSMRRVLADAQRERDAEAVS, from the coding sequence ATGCTGCTCGCAGACCGCTACCGCATCGAAGAGAAGCTGCTCGAGGACTCCCTCGGTCAGCTCTTTCGCGCGCATGACGAGCGCTACGACCGCCCGGTGACCGTGCGGTTGCTGAGCTTCGAGCAGTCGGACCAGCGGGAGGTGAAGCGCGAGCGTTGGGCGCGCGAGGCCCGCATCCTGGGAAGCGGGCGGCACCCTGGGCTGATCTCGGTGTACGACCTGGACGAACGCCATGACCCTCCCTACTGCGTGCTCGAGCCCCTCGAAGGCGAGCCCATGGCCAGCTGGCTGCTGCGGGGCCAGCTGCCCAAGCTGGCCGTCTGGCACGCGTGGATGCAGCGCCTGCTGGGCGCCCTCGGCGAGGTGCACGCGCAAGGCTTCCTGCACCGCAACCTGGGGCCCGAGTACCTCTTCCTGACCGAGAAGGGTGGCCTGAAGCTGCTGGGCCTCGGAGGAGCACGCACGGCCCGCGACGCCACGCTGAGCACGTTCACCATCACGGCCGGGCTCATCCCGCGCTACGGCGCACCCGAGCTGATCGAGAGCAGCCGGGCCGACACGCGCGCCGACCTCTACTCGGCCGGAGCCCTCGGCTTCCGCATGCTCACGGGCGTGGACGCCATCCCCATCGACGACACGCGCCCGCCGGGAGAGGCCATCAAGCTGGTGCAGCGCGGGACGCCGTACCGGGCTTCCCAGCTGCGGCCAGATTTGGGGCTGCCCTACGACTCGTTCTTCGAGCGCATGCTGAGCGTGGACCCGAGCGCGCGCCCCAACACCGCGGCCGAAGCGGGGGCGCTGCTGCGAGCACTGAGCCAGCTCCCGAGCGGGGCGGGGCGCAACGACGACGTGCGCCTGATTCGTCCGTCGGCCCCCGGCGACCAGGGAGACGTCCTCGCCAAGCTGGGCGACACCATCGCGGGCGCGCGCGTCATCGGCAAGCTGGGGGCGGGAGGCATGGGCGCCGTGTTGCTGGGCCGCGACGACCGGCGCCAGCGCAACGTGGCGCTCAAGATCGTGGGTGACCAGCAGCGCGGTGAGCGCAAGGACGCGCTGCTGGCCGAGGCCAAGGCGCTCACGCTGTTCTCGCACCCCAACGTGGTGCAGCTCTTCGGCGTGGAGACGCACCAGGGCAAGCCCGTGCTGGTGATGGAGTACGTGCCCGGCAAGACCGTGGAGGAGTACTTGCTGGCGCGGCGCAGCCCGGCGCCCCTGACGCTCACGCTCTCGGTGCTGGTGCAGGCCGCAACGGGCCTCGCCGCCGTGCACGAGCGCGGCTTGGTGCACGCGGACGTGAAGGCCAGCAACGTGCTGATCGGGCCTGCTGGGCGTGTGTGCATCGCCGACTTCGGGCTGGTCACACCCGTCACGGCGTTCGTCCCCGGCCCCGTCGCGCGCGTGGCGGGCACGCCCGAGTACTTGGCACCGGAGCGGGCCACGGGTGCGCTCCACCCCACGCTGGCGCCCCGCATGGACGTATACTCGCTGGGCGTCATGGCCTTCGAGATGCTCACCTTTCGTCGGCTCTTCGCCACGGACTCCCCGCTCGCCCAGATCGAGGCGCACCGCAACGCGCCCACGCCGCGCCTGCGCACCTTCCGCCCGGACCTGAGCGCGGAGCTGGAAGCCGTGCTGCTGCACGCGCTCGAGAAGGACCCGGTGGCGCGCACTCCGTCGTGCACCGCGTTCCGCAGCGAGCTGCTGGCCGCCGCCGAGCTGACGCTGCCGCCGCGCAGCGGTGCGGGCGCGCGGGTGTTGCTGGTGAGCCACGATGAAGGCCTGCTGGCCACGCTCAGCGCCCTCGTGGACACGGGCCTCGCCCCGGTGAAGGTGACGCGCGCGACCAGCGGGGAGCAGGCCCGTCAGGCCCTCGAGGCGGAAGCCGACACAGACATGGTGCTGCTCGACCTGGACCTGCCCGACACCAGCGCCGTCTCGCTGAGCGCGTGGATGCGCGCCTCGCTGCCGCGTTCGCCACGCCTGATGGCGCTGGTGGCCGAAGACGGCCACCCCGACTGGCAAATGCTGCAGGCCCTTGGCGTGAGCGGCTTCGCGCTCAAGCCCCCTGCCGCGGACGTGCTGCTCTTCAGCATGCGACGCGTGCTGGCCGACGCTCAGCGCGAGCGCGACGCAGAGGCGGTGTCGTGA
- a CDS encoding acyl-CoA synthetase translates to MQYNIADLMESIADVCPDRPALASGDVHLTFGELDTRANRLAHFFTSRGIKAGDHVGLFLFNGHQYVETLLALMKIRAVGININYRFVAPEVRYMIDNADLRGIVAQRQFLPIIDKANEGMPPIPALITIEDGTNFVSSQETTDYEAAMAAGSPERGFAERSGDDLFIIYTGGTTGMPKGVMWRHEDLFFSGLQGGAPSGDPVETPEEVARNAAEENYCVSMLPCAPFIHGASQLTGFICLLTGGKLVIQPGKSFDPERVLDLIGEEEATTLTIVGDAMAYPLLEQLERTDKSFDVSHLSVIASAGAILSPTNKAKLQALLPDVMIINSFGSTESGDLGRAADDEESVDGRPTFYMDESVTVLDEMLNPIEPGSGVIGRLARSGRLPLGYYKDEAQTNERFVTANGKRWVVPGDFATIEADGRITFMGRGSKCINTGGEKVFPEEVEEAIKAHPDVIDALVVGVPDPKWGSTVGAVFNTKGNKPLSNEDLQAHCRQHVAGYKVPRVIVQRPVVERFPSGKPDYNWAEAIAKEAAGITPQGPS, encoded by the coding sequence ATGCAGTACAATATCGCCGACCTCATGGAGTCGATCGCGGACGTCTGTCCCGACCGCCCCGCGCTCGCCTCCGGTGACGTGCACCTGACCTTCGGGGAGCTGGACACGCGCGCCAACCGGCTGGCGCACTTCTTCACGTCGCGCGGGATCAAAGCCGGCGATCACGTGGGGCTCTTCCTCTTCAACGGGCATCAATACGTGGAGACGCTGCTGGCGCTGATGAAGATCCGCGCCGTCGGCATCAACATCAACTACCGCTTCGTGGCGCCCGAAGTGCGCTACATGATCGACAACGCGGACCTGCGCGGCATCGTGGCGCAGCGTCAGTTCCTGCCGATCATCGACAAGGCCAACGAGGGCATGCCGCCCATCCCGGCGCTCATCACCATCGAAGACGGCACCAACTTCGTGAGCTCGCAGGAGACCACCGACTACGAGGCCGCCATGGCCGCGGGCAGCCCCGAGCGCGGCTTCGCGGAACGTTCTGGCGACGACCTCTTCATCATCTACACGGGCGGCACCACCGGCATGCCCAAGGGCGTCATGTGGCGCCACGAAGACCTCTTCTTCTCGGGCCTTCAGGGCGGCGCGCCCAGCGGCGACCCGGTCGAGACCCCAGAAGAGGTGGCCCGCAACGCAGCCGAAGAGAACTACTGCGTGAGCATGCTGCCGTGCGCGCCATTCATCCACGGCGCGTCCCAGCTCACCGGCTTCATCTGCCTGCTGACGGGTGGCAAGCTCGTCATCCAGCCGGGCAAGAGCTTCGACCCGGAGCGCGTGCTCGACCTCATCGGCGAGGAAGAGGCCACCACACTGACCATCGTGGGCGACGCCATGGCCTACCCGCTGCTCGAGCAGCTGGAGCGCACGGACAAGAGCTTCGACGTCTCGCACCTGAGCGTCATCGCCTCCGCCGGCGCCATCCTCTCGCCCACCAACAAGGCCAAGCTCCAGGCGCTGCTGCCCGACGTGATGATCATCAACAGCTTCGGCAGCACGGAGTCCGGTGACCTCGGACGTGCCGCCGACGACGAGGAGAGCGTGGACGGGCGCCCCACGTTCTACATGGACGAGAGCGTGACCGTGCTCGACGAGATGCTGAACCCGATCGAGCCCGGCAGCGGCGTCATCGGGCGCCTGGCGCGCAGCGGTCGCTTGCCTCTCGGCTACTACAAGGACGAGGCGCAGACCAACGAGCGCTTCGTGACCGCCAACGGCAAGCGCTGGGTGGTCCCGGGCGACTTCGCCACCATCGAGGCCGACGGGCGCATCACCTTCATGGGCCGCGGCAGCAAGTGCATCAACACGGGGGGCGAGAAGGTCTTTCCGGAAGAGGTCGAGGAGGCCATCAAGGCGCACCCCGACGTCATCGACGCGCTGGTGGTGGGCGTGCCCGACCCGAAGTGGGGGTCCACCGTGGGCGCCGTGTTCAACACGAAGGGCAACAAGCCGCTGTCCAACGAAGACCTCCAGGCGCACTGCCGCCAGCACGTGGCGGGCTACAAGGTGCCGCGCGTGATCGTGCAGCGCCCCGTGGTGGAGCGCTTCCCGAGCGGCAAGCCCGACTACAACTGGGCCGAGGCCATCGCCAAGGAGGCGGCGGGCATCACGCCGCAAGGGCCGTCATGA